In Equus quagga isolate Etosha38 chromosome 14, UCLA_HA_Equagga_1.0, whole genome shotgun sequence, one DNA window encodes the following:
- the RAB11B gene encoding ras-related protein Rab-11B produces the protein MGTRDDEYDYLFKVVLIGDSGVGKSNLLSRFTRNEFNLESKSTIGVEFATRSIQVDGKTIKAQIWDTAGQERYRAITSAYYRGAVGALLVYDIAKHLTYENVERWLKELRDHADSNIVIMLVGNKSDLRHLRAVPTDEARAFAEKNNLSFIETSALDSTNVEEAFKNILTEIYRIVSQKQIADRAAHDESPGNNVVDISVPPTTDGQKPSKLQCCQNL, from the exons ATGGGGACCCGGGACGACGAGTACGACTACCTATTCAAAG tGGTGCTCATCGGGGACTCGGGCGTGGGGAAGAGCAACCTGCTGTCGCGCTTCACCCGCAACGAGTTCAACCTGGAGAGCAAGAGCACCATCGGCGTGGAGTTCGCCACCCGCAGCATCCAGGTGGATGGCAAAACCATCAAGGCGCAGATCTGGGACACCGCCGGCCAGGAGCGCTACCGTGCCATCACCTCCGC GTACTACCGTGGCGCCGTGGGTGCCCTGCTGGTGTATGACATCGCCAAGCACCTGACGTACGAGAACGTGGAGCGCTGGCTCAAGGAGCTGCGGGACCACGCCGACAGCAACATCGTCATCATGCTGGTGGGCAACAAGAGCGACCTGCGCCACCTGCGGGCCGTGCCCACAGACGAGGCCCGGGCCTTCGCAG AAAAGAACAACTTGTCCTTCATTGAGACCTCAGCCCTGGATTCCACCAACGTCGAGGAAGCTTTCAAGAACATCCTCACAG AGATCTATCGCATCGTGTCACAGAAGCAGATCGCGGACCGCGCAGCCCATGATGAGTCCCCTGGCAACAACGTCGTGGACATCAGTGTGCCGCCCACCACCGACGGCCAGAAACCCAGCAAGCTGCAGTGCTGTCAGAACCTGTGA
- the ANGPTL4 gene encoding angiopoietin-related protein 4, with protein sequence MHRAPTAGAALVLCAATAGLLSAQGRAAPTESPRFASWDEMNVLAHGLLQLGHGLREHVERTREQLDALERRLGACGAACKEPGVSSAPPHAPANLVPRGEAAPETLGSLQTQLKAQNSRIEQLFQKVNQQQRHLEKQRLRIQNLQSQVDLLAPMHLGHGGAKSAGRRRLPKMAQLVGPAHNISRLHRLPRDCQELFEVGERQSGLFQIQPQGSPPFLVNCKMTSDGGWTVIQRRRDGSVDFNQPWEAYKAGFGDPQGEFWLGLEKVHLIMGDRSSRLAVQLQDWEGNAESLQFPVHLGGEDTAYSLQLTAPVASELGATTVAPNGLSLPFSTWDQDHDLRRDKNCAKSLSGGWWFGTCGHSNLNGQYFRSIPLQRQQRKKGIFWKTWRGRYYPLQATTMLIQPTAADAAS encoded by the exons ATGCACCGTGCGCCGACGGCCGGAGCAGCCCTGGTGCTGTGCGCCGCCACCGCAGGGCTGCTGAGCGCGCAGGGCCGCGCGGCGCCCACAGAGTCGCCGCGCTTCGCGTCCTGGGACGAGATGAATGTGCTGGCGCACGGGCTCCTGCAGCTCGGCCACGGGCTCCGCGAGCACGTGGAGCGCACCCGTGAGCAGCTGGACGCGCTGGAGCGACGTCTGGGCGCCTGCGGGGCCGCTTGCAAGGAGCCCGGGGTGTCCAGCGCGCCCCCGCACGCCCCGGCAAATCTGGTCCCCCGCGGCGAGGCCGCCCCCGAGACCCTCGGCAGCCTGCAG ACTCAGCTCAAGGCTCAGAACAGCAGGATCGAGCAACTCTTCCAGAAAGTGAACCAGCAGCAGCGGCATCTGGAGAAGCAGCGCCTGAGAATCCAGAATCTGCAGAGCCAG GTGGACCTCCTGGCCCCCATGCACCTGGGCCATGGGGGGGCTAAGTCTGCCGGGAGAAGGAGGCTACCCAAGATGGCCCAGCTTGTTGGCCCGGCGCACAATATCAGCCGCCTGCACA GGCTGCCCAGGGACTGCCAGGAGCTGTTCGAAGTGGGAGAGCGGCAAAGTGGACTGTTCCAGATCCAGCCTCAGGGGTCTCCCCCATTCCTGGTTAACTGCAAGATGACCTCAG ATGGAGGCTGGACCGTAATCCAGAGACGCCGGGATGGCTCCGTGGACTTTAACCAGCCCTGGGAAGCCTACAAGGCTGGCTTCGGAGACCCCCAAG GCGAGTTCTGGCTGGGCCTGGAGAAGGTGCATCTCATCATGGGGGACCGCAGCAGCCGCCTGGCCGTGCAGCTGCAGGACTGGGAGGGCAACGCAGAGTCCCTGCAGTTCCCCGTCCACCTGGGTGGCGAGGACACCGCCTACAGCCTGCAACTCACAGCGCCCGTGGCCAGCGAACTGGGTGCCACCACTGTCGCCCCCAATGGCCTCTCCTTGCCCTTCTCCACTTGGGACCAGGACCACGACCTCCGCAGGGACAAGAACTGTGCCAAGAGCCTCTCAG GTGGCTGGTGGTTCGGCACCTGTGGCCACTCCAACCTTAATGGCCAGTACTTCCGCTCCATCCCTCTTCAACGGCAGCAGCGCAAGAAGGGCATCTTCTGGAAGACCTGGCGGGGCCGCTACTACCCGCTGCAGGCCACCACCATGCTGATCCAGCCCACAGCAGCCGACGCAGCCTCCTAG